A region of Vicia villosa cultivar HV-30 ecotype Madison, WI unplaced genomic scaffold, Vvil1.0 ctg.000910F_1_1, whole genome shotgun sequence DNA encodes the following proteins:
- the LOC131632114 gene encoding BTB/POZ domain-containing protein DOT3-like: MKSLQVAQAPDPENQSERTDQVSDKSIVIPNKHVTIADSIKSESSRFVAPRIPTDYSIEVQETTYNVHKYPLISKCGYIGRLEAQPRNSNSGNALKLESFPGGSETFETVLKFCYGLPIDFNSDNVAALRCASEFLEMTEELEDGNLISKTEAFLTFVVLSSWKDTVTVLKSCENLSPWAENIQIVRRCCDSLAWKASKNEPTDEDAASSQDSWWFDDMANLRIDHFMRIISAIRAKGIKSETIGKCIMQYAKRWLPGMHEELEGVKGYGYGKSNLQFTLFSTTKQESTRHSKEQTTIIESLISIIPPQQEAVPCKFLLQMLKMAMMYSVSPALISDLEKRVGVVLEDAEVNDLLIPRYQYGDQGIMANMPNSPEECTMHDIDVVQRIVEYFLMHEKQHMQQQQKSGKFNISRLLDNYLAEVATDPNLSITKFHVLAELLPEHTRSFDDGLYRAIDTYLKTHPSLTDHDRRRLCKIMNCEKLSLDACLHAAQNDRLPLRTVVQVLFAEQVKMRAAMQEKEPAQSGINSEHEVNQTSATIDIKTLKAELENVKSKMVELQNDYFDLQEEYKKLSNKEKPKNSLSLGLNWRKIKNSFHVKPAGGETRDGQDTPASPNRSRRRSAPRRRVSTS, encoded by the exons ATGAAATCACTTCAGGTGGCCCAAGCACCAGACCCGGAAAATCAGTCTGAAAGAACTGATCAAGTTTCGGATAAAAGCATAGTTATTCCCAACAAACATGTTACTATAGCTGATAGCATCAAAAGTGAAAGTTCAAG GTTTGTTGCTCCTCGAATCCCGACTGACTATTCGATTGAAGTCCAGGAAACCACTTATAATGTACACAAG TACCCCTTGATATCGAAATGCGGCTACATAGGAAGGTTGGAAGCTCAGCCTCGGAACTCAAATTCTGGCAATGCGCTCAAGCTTGAAAGCTTTCCAGGTGGATCTGAAACATTTGAAACGGTTCTCAAATTCTGTTATGGTCTCCCTATAGACTTCAACTCAGATAATGTAGCTGCACTAAGATGTGCATCAGAGTTCCTCGAGATGACTGAAGAGCTAGAAGATGGCAATCTCATTTCCAAGACGGAAGCTTTCCTCACATTTGTCGTGCTTTCTTCATGGAAAGACACGGTTACTGTTCTGAAATCTTGCGAAAATCTCTCTCCATGGGCTGAAAACATTCAAATTGTTAGAAGATGCTGTGACTCCTTAGCTTGGAAGGCTTCTAAAAATGAGCCCACAGATGAGGATGCAGCATCAAGTCAAGATAGTTGGTGGTTCGATGATATGGCCAATCTCCGCATTGATCATTTTATGCGGATAATTTCAGCAATAAGAGCAAAGGGAATCAAGTCAGAGACCATTGGTAAATGTATTATGCAATATGCCAAGAGATGGCTACCAGGAATGCATGAGGAGTTGGAAGGGGTAAAAGGATACGGGTATGGAAAAAGTAATCTACAGTTCACTTTATTTAGCACGACGAAACAAGAGAGCACTAGACATAGCAAGGAGCAAACAACTATTATTGAAAGCCTAATAAGCATCATTCCTCCTCAACAAGAAGCTGTCCCATGTAAGTTCTTGTTGCAGATGTTAAAGATGGCAATGATGTATTCGGTATCACCAGCTCTCATTTCTGACCTCGAAAAGAGAGTTGGCGTGGTGTTAGAGGATGCTGAGGTGAATGATCTTTTAATTCCTAGATATCAATATGGAGATCAAGGAATCATGGCCAA CATGCCTAATTCACCTGAAGAATGCACTATGCATGACATAGATGTAGTGCAGCGAATTGTTGAATACTTCTTGATGCACGAAAAACAGCATATGCAACAGCAACAAAAGTCTGGAAAATTCAATATAAGTAGGCTCTTGGATAATTACCTAGCTGAAGTTGCAACAGATCCGAATCTTTCAATTACAAAGTTTCATGTCTTAGCTGAACTACTACCAGAACATACTCGATCATTTGATGATGGTCTATATAGAGCCATTGACACTTACCTAAAG ACCCATCCTTCACTGACTGACCATGACCGTAGAAGACTCTGCAAAATAATGAACTGTGAAAAACTTTCACTTGATGCATGCTTACATGCTGCACAGAATGATAGATTGCCTCTAAGAACTGTTGTCCAG GTTTTGTTTGCGGAGCAAGTAAAGATGAGGGCAGCAATGCAAGAGAAGGAACCAGCACAAAGCGGAATCAACTCAGAACACGAAGTAAACCAAACATCTGCAACTATTGACATTAAAACACTCAAAGCAGAACTCGAGAATGTAAAGTCCAAGATGGTTGAACTGCAGAATGACTACTTTGACTTGCAAGAAGAGTATAAAAAGTTAAGCAACAAAGAAAAGCCAAAGAATTCATTAAGCTTGGGTTTAAATTGGCGGAAGATCAAGAACTCCTTTCATGTAAAACCAGCAGGAGGAGAAACTAGAGATGGACAAGATACGCCCGCGTCGCCAAACCGCTCTCGACGTAGATCAGCCCCGAGAAGAAGGGTCTCGACGTCTTAA